A part of Citrobacter koseri ATCC BAA-895 genomic DNA contains:
- a CDS encoding type II toxin-antitoxin system RelE/ParE family toxin, which translates to MPYDVEWKQGAIEDVTTLFDYIAENSSLWDAQNVTDRVLAAADKLADFPRLYEVDSRYGEDVRRISLMGQHVLYDVDDQTRKVRVLAVVGQRQNPHIVL; encoded by the coding sequence ATGCCGTATGACGTGGAATGGAAGCAGGGAGCCATCGAGGATGTAACGACGCTGTTTGACTATATCGCGGAAAATTCATCCCTGTGGGATGCGCAGAACGTTACCGACCGGGTTCTCGCTGCGGCGGACAAACTGGCCGACTTCCCGCGACTCTATGAAGTGGACTCACGCTATGGCGAGGACGTTCGCCGGATCAGTCTGATGGGACAGCATGTCCTCTATGATGTTGATGACCAGACCAGAAAAGTCCGGGTTCTGGCCGTGGTCGGCCAGCGCCAGAATCCCCATATTGTTCTCTAA